One genomic window of Chitinophagaceae bacterium includes the following:
- the ffh gene encoding signal recognition particle protein, giving the protein MFENLSDRLEGAIKNLKGQGRITDLNIAAAVKEIRRALVDADVNYKIAKEFTDRVKEKTLGEKVLTAVSPGQLMVKIVQDELTELMGGGKSDINLKGSPVIILLSGLQGSGKTTFAAKLANYLKTKRNRQPMLIACDVYRPAAVEQLKILGEQIGVTVHAEEGNTNPVQIAENGIRQAKLKEFDTVIIDTAGRLAVDEEMMNEISKLKKVLQPQEVLFVVDSMTGQDAVNTSKAFNERLNFDGVVLTKLDGDTRGGAALSIKYEVQKPIKFVSTGEKLDQVDIFYPERMAQRILGMGDIVSLVEKAQEQFDEKEAERLQKKIRKNQFDFNDFLQQLAQIKKMGNIKDLVGMIPGMGKAVKDIDIDNDSFKKIEALILAMTREERENPELLNGSRRKRIATGSGNSIQELNQFIKQFDEMKKMMKTFNKMGSMKRPMSGMPTRN; this is encoded by the coding sequence ATGTTTGAAAATCTAAGCGACAGATTAGAAGGTGCCATAAAAAATCTCAAAGGTCAGGGCAGAATAACTGACCTGAATATTGCAGCCGCGGTAAAAGAAATCAGGCGCGCTTTGGTAGATGCTGATGTCAATTATAAAATTGCCAAGGAGTTTACAGACCGCGTGAAAGAAAAAACGCTGGGCGAAAAAGTATTAACCGCAGTTTCTCCCGGACAGTTGATGGTGAAAATTGTGCAGGATGAACTAACTGAACTGATGGGCGGCGGCAAATCCGACATCAATCTTAAAGGCAGCCCGGTTATCATTTTATTATCCGGTTTGCAAGGTTCAGGTAAAACAACTTTTGCTGCGAAGCTTGCAAACTATCTTAAAACAAAACGCAACAGGCAACCGATGCTGATCGCCTGCGACGTTTACCGTCCGGCCGCTGTGGAACAATTAAAAATTCTTGGCGAACAGATTGGCGTTACGGTGCACGCTGAAGAAGGAAATACCAATCCGGTTCAGATTGCTGAAAACGGAATTCGACAGGCGAAATTGAAAGAATTCGATACTGTGATCATTGACACTGCCGGCAGGTTGGCCGTGGATGAAGAAATGATGAATGAAATTTCGAAGCTGAAGAAAGTGCTGCAGCCACAGGAAGTATTGTTTGTAGTCGATTCCATGACTGGTCAGGATGCTGTCAATACTTCAAAAGCATTTAATGAACGACTTAATTTTGATGGCGTAGTGCTTACCAAACTGGACGGTGATACACGCGGTGGTGCTGCACTTTCTATTAAATATGAAGTGCAAAAACCCATCAAGTTCGTATCAACAGGTGAAAAGCTGGATCAGGTAGATATCTTTTACCCTGAAAGGATGGCGCAACGGATTTTGGGAATGGGCGACATTGTTTCACTGGTGGAAAAAGCGCAAGAGCAATTTGATGAAAAAGAAGCGGAACGGTTACAAAAGAAAATCAGGAAAAATCAATTCGACTTCAATGATTTCCTGCAACAACTGGCTCAGATAAAAAAGATGGGCAATATTAAAGACCTCGTCGGAATGATTCCCGGCATGGGCAAAGCTGTGAAAGACATTGATATTGACAACGATTCCTTCAAAAAAATTGAAGCCCTTATTCTGGCAATGACGCGTGAAGAGCGTGAAAATCCTGAGCTGCTAAATGGCTCCCGCAGAAAACGTATTGCAACAGGCAGTGGCAATTCCATTCAGGAGTTGAATCAGTTCATCAAACAATTTGATGAAATGAAGAAGATGATGAAGACATTTAATAAAATGGGATCCATGAAAAGACCGATGAGCGGAATGCCCACCAGAAATTAA
- a CDS encoding sigma-70 family RNA polymerase sigma factor, with amino-acid sequence MRQLKITKSITNRESQSLEKYLQEIGKVDLLTPEEEVDLAKKIKQGDQNALERLTKANLRFVVSVAKQYQNQGLSLSDLINEGNLGLIKAAQRFDETRGFKFISYAVWWIRQSILQALAEQSRIVRLPLNKVGSLNKINKAFSALEQEFEREPSADELATVLEINTEEVETTLGIAARHVSVDAPFVEGEDNSLLDVLENPNSPQTDEALEYRESLRREIERSLSTLTERQKDVIKLYFGIGVEHPMSLEDIGEKFALTRERVRQIKDKAINKLRSTSRSKLLKSYLGQ; translated from the coding sequence ATGCGTCAGCTAAAAATTACCAAATCCATTACCAACCGGGAGTCACAGTCACTGGAAAAGTACCTCCAGGAAATCGGGAAAGTAGACTTGCTTACACCGGAGGAAGAGGTGGACCTGGCCAAAAAAATAAAGCAGGGCGATCAGAATGCGCTCGAGCGACTCACTAAGGCCAACCTTCGCTTCGTAGTATCAGTAGCAAAACAATATCAGAATCAGGGACTTTCACTCAGCGATTTAATTAATGAAGGAAACCTTGGTCTGATCAAAGCCGCTCAGCGTTTTGATGAAACCAGAGGCTTTAAGTTCATCTCCTACGCTGTGTGGTGGATCCGCCAATCAATATTACAGGCTTTGGCCGAACAAAGCAGGATCGTGCGACTTCCATTAAATAAAGTTGGCTCGCTGAATAAAATCAACAAAGCATTTTCAGCCCTCGAACAGGAATTTGAACGTGAACCATCGGCTGACGAGCTCGCCACAGTGTTGGAAATCAACACCGAGGAAGTAGAAACCACGCTCGGCATTGCAGCACGTCACGTATCTGTTGATGCACCATTTGTTGAAGGTGAAGACAATTCATTGCTTGATGTATTGGAAAATCCAAATTCACCTCAAACGGATGAAGCACTGGAATACCGTGAATCACTGCGCCGTGAAATCGAACGCTCACTTTCAACATTAACAGAACGTCAGAAAGATGTAATCAAACTGTATTTTGGAATCGGTGTCGAACATCCTATGTCATTGGAAGATATCGGAGAAAAATTTGCCCTTACCAGGGAACGGGTGCGTCAGATCAAGGATAAAGCCATAAATAAATTACGCTCCACTTCAAGAAGTAAACTCTTAAAAAGCTATCTCGGACAATAA
- a CDS encoding ATPase — translation MKSVASKNKKYVLEYDIKSSPGILYDFLSTPSGLSQWFADRVDSLQEMFMFSWDGYPQKAKRIERHENDRIRFRWEDSPKDEYFEFKIQTSEITGDTVLLVTDFGNPKEMKDIKRLWDSQVHELKKRLGGL, via the coding sequence ATGAAATCAGTTGCTTCAAAAAACAAAAAGTATGTATTAGAGTATGATATAAAATCGTCGCCGGGTATCCTCTACGATTTTCTTTCTACCCCTTCGGGACTTTCACAATGGTTTGCCGACAGGGTAGATTCGCTTCAGGAAATGTTTATGTTTTCCTGGGATGGCTATCCACAGAAGGCAAAGCGCATTGAACGGCATGAGAATGATCGGATCCGTTTCAGATGGGAGGATTCACCTAAGGATGAATACTTTGAATTCAAAATTCAGACAAGTGAAATCACCGGAGACACGGTGTTGCTGGTTACCGACTTTGGCAACCCAAAGGAGATGAAAGATATTAAAAGGTTATGGGACAGCCAGGTGCATGAGTTGAAAAAAAGATTAGGTGGATTATAA
- a CDS encoding LptF/LptG family permease: MKKIDRLLLKSFAGPFVAIFFITLFVLVMQFLWKYVDDLVGKGLPAFEIARLLFYASASMVPLAFPLAVLLSSIMTIGTLGEHYELTSLKSSGISLLRIISPLMGIALLIGTMAFMFSNFILPVANLKFGALLYDIRQQRPAVNIRQGIFYNDIDGYSIRVGNKDPDNQTIHNILIYDHSSGRGNDYVITAKDGKMFMTDDKHFLVLQLFNGKQYQEMAPPSGKKSKEYEQLRIGFKEWKKVFDLSEFSLNRTDENLFKDNYQMQNLGQLKKSIDTLEIALDKTYLESKAFSATYFSFQRTDFDTITKKTDTTQVAAVTDSFAIYNRALASARNIKGYLSISAKNIKYKKEVLSKFEIEWQRKFSLSFACFILFLIGAPLGAIIKKGGFGLPFVVSVFFFVIFYTLSIVGEKMAKEAVLTPFQGMWFSTVVLLPIAVFLVYKASVDSVLFNTDAYVGLLKQLFRRLPFSRKNQL, from the coding sequence TTGAAAAAAATAGACCGGCTTTTGCTCAAGTCCTTTGCGGGACCTTTTGTGGCAATTTTCTTTATCACACTTTTCGTGCTGGTCATGCAATTTTTATGGAAGTATGTTGATGACCTTGTTGGAAAAGGACTGCCTGCATTTGAGATCGCGAGGTTGCTTTTTTATGCCTCCGCAAGCATGGTACCACTGGCATTTCCACTTGCCGTTTTGCTTTCTTCTATCATGACCATTGGCACATTGGGAGAGCACTATGAGCTTACTTCATTAAAATCATCAGGCATCTCTCTTTTGCGTATCATCTCTCCCCTTATGGGAATAGCATTGCTCATCGGAACAATGGCTTTTATGTTTTCAAATTTTATTTTGCCCGTAGCCAACCTCAAGTTTGGCGCGCTGCTATATGATATACGCCAGCAGCGACCTGCCGTCAACATCAGGCAAGGAATTTTTTACAATGATATTGATGGTTACAGCATACGTGTTGGAAACAAAGATCCCGATAATCAAACCATTCACAACATACTTATCTACGATCACAGCAGCGGAAGGGGAAATGATTATGTAATTACTGCAAAAGATGGAAAGATGTTTATGACGGACGATAAACATTTTCTGGTGTTGCAACTTTTTAACGGCAAACAGTATCAGGAAATGGCTCCGCCTTCCGGCAAAAAATCAAAGGAATATGAGCAACTCAGGATTGGATTTAAAGAATGGAAAAAAGTTTTTGACCTGTCTGAATTTTCATTGAACCGTACCGATGAAAATCTCTTTAAGGATAATTACCAGATGCAAAACCTTGGTCAATTGAAAAAATCAATTGATACCCTGGAAATCGCGCTTGACAAAACCTACCTTGAATCTAAAGCTTTCAGTGCAACCTATTTTTCATTTCAACGCACTGATTTTGATACCATCACTAAAAAAACGGATACGACGCAAGTAGCTGCAGTTACAGATTCTTTTGCTATTTATAACAGGGCATTGGCATCGGCAAGAAATATTAAAGGTTACCTGTCTATCTCTGCCAAGAATATCAAATATAAAAAGGAGGTGTTAAGCAAATTTGAAATAGAATGGCAACGAAAATTTTCGCTTTCCTTCGCTTGCTTTATATTGTTTCTGATTGGAGCACCATTAGGCGCCATTATAAAAAAGGGTGGATTTGGATTACCTTTTGTCGTGTCGGTTTTCTTTTTTGTGATCTTTTATACTTTGTCCATTGTTGGAGAAAAAATGGCCAAAGAAGCCGTACTGACACCTTTCCAGGGAATGTGGTTTTCAACGGTTGTATTATTACCCATTGCTGTTTTCCTGGTCTACAAAGCTTCGGTAGATTCTGTCTTATTTAACACGGATGCATATGTTGGTCTATTGAAGCAATTGTTTCGCCGGCTGCCTTTCAGCAGAAAAAACCAATTATAG
- a CDS encoding glycosyltransferase family 2 protein yields the protein MLNGKKIVVVLPAYNAAQTLEPTYREIPFNLVDEVVLVDDASRDNTVKVGENLGIRHIIVHEKNKGYGGNQKTCYDTALALNADIVIMLHPDYQYTPKLIPAMAYIIANNIYPVVLGSRILGKGAQTGGMPLYKYYFNRMLTFAQNLLINQKLSEYHTGYRAFSKEVLNGINYHANSDDFVFDNQMLSQIFMAGFEIAEVTCPTKYFEEASSINFSRSVTYGIGVLSVSFRHFLHKKGLVKSPIYAKQK from the coding sequence ATGCTGAACGGAAAAAAAATTGTGGTAGTGCTCCCGGCCTACAACGCGGCACAAACACTCGAACCAACCTATCGGGAAATCCCATTTAATCTCGTAGATGAAGTAGTATTGGTGGATGATGCCAGTCGCGATAATACAGTGAAGGTGGGCGAAAACCTCGGCATCCGTCATATTATAGTGCACGAAAAAAACAAAGGCTATGGCGGCAACCAGAAAACCTGTTATGATACAGCGCTTGCATTAAATGCCGATATCGTCATTATGCTTCATCCCGACTATCAGTACACGCCGAAGCTGATTCCTGCCATGGCCTACATAATTGCCAACAATATTTATCCGGTGGTGCTTGGATCGCGCATACTTGGAAAAGGAGCGCAAACAGGCGGCATGCCGTTGTATAAATATTACTTTAACAGGATGCTCACCTTCGCACAAAATCTGTTGATTAACCAAAAGCTTTCTGAATATCATACGGGTTATCGTGCCTTTTCAAAAGAAGTGCTGAATGGCATAAATTACCATGCAAATTCCGATGATTTTGTATTCGACAACCAAATGCTTTCACAGATTTTTATGGCCGGTTTTGAAATTGCTGAAGTTACTTGTCCTACAAAATATTTTGAAGAAGCCTCTTCAATCAATTTCAGCAGAAGCGTAACGTATGGAATAGGTGTGTTATCGGTAAGCTTCAGACATTTCCTGCATAAAAAGGGACTTGTTAAATCTCCCATTTACGCTAAACAAAAATAA
- a CDS encoding 1,4-dihydroxy-6-naphthoate synthase has protein sequence MQLTLGFSPCPNDTFIFYALLHGKINTRGLTFLPLPDDVESLNRKAINNEPDITKISFAAYLSIQQNYLLLTAGSALGNNCGPLLISKKKIIQEEMHLHTVAIPGKHTTANFLFDAFFPRHAGKTEMVFSEIESAVLNEITDAGVIIHENRFTYEKKGLFKVADLGEKWEQSTGQPIPLGGIAIRRSINHEIAASVNELIKQSVIYAFAHPEEAMEYVRQHAQEMDESVMWQHIRLYVNDYTIDLKEKGKAAINKFFDHAHKQNLIEEIKRPLFIDEQ, from the coding sequence ATGCAATTAACCCTCGGGTTTTCACCCTGTCCGAATGACACGTTTATTTTCTACGCTTTATTGCATGGAAAAATCAATACACGAGGTCTCACCTTTCTTCCCTTGCCGGATGATGTAGAATCCCTTAACAGAAAAGCGATTAACAACGAGCCGGACATCACTAAAATAAGTTTTGCAGCCTATCTTTCCATTCAACAAAATTATTTACTGCTCACCGCCGGTAGTGCGCTTGGCAACAATTGTGGCCCCTTGTTGATTTCAAAAAAGAAAATTATCCAGGAAGAGATGCACCTGCATACCGTGGCGATTCCCGGGAAACATACCACTGCCAATTTTCTCTTCGATGCCTTTTTCCCGCGACATGCAGGAAAAACAGAAATGGTTTTTTCTGAAATAGAATCCGCCGTGCTCAATGAAATTACTGATGCAGGCGTAATCATTCATGAAAACCGTTTTACCTATGAAAAAAAAGGGCTTTTTAAAGTTGCAGACCTCGGCGAAAAATGGGAACAATCAACGGGTCAGCCGATTCCGTTGGGAGGAATTGCTATCAGACGTTCAATAAACCATGAAATTGCCGCTAGCGTAAATGAGTTAATAAAGCAAAGTGTAATTTATGCATTCGCACATCCTGAAGAAGCGATGGAATATGTCCGGCAGCATGCTCAGGAAATGGATGAATCGGTGATGTGGCAACACATCAGGTTATATGTTAACGATTATACCATTGATTTGAAAGAAAAAGGGAAGGCTGCTATCAACAAATTCTTTGATCATGCACACAAGCAAAACCTGATCGAAGAAATAAAGCGGCCTTTATTTATTGATGAACAATAG
- the maf gene encoding septum formation protein Maf gives MTPKKIVLASQSPRRHELLWNLGLEFTLFVPEVDETYPDNLPLRMVPSYLSEKKAKAVLPHLKFDELLIAADTVVLFQNRIFGKPVDEEESFEMLRQLSGNMHEVITGVTLCTRERSVTFSEMTRVYFRNLSDELIRQYIIKFKPFDKAGSYGVQDWIGLVGIEKISGCFYNVMGLPVSRLVEELKKFGWVHEFGKEEV, from the coding sequence ATGACGCCTAAAAAAATAGTGCTGGCTTCTCAATCGCCCAGAAGGCATGAATTACTTTGGAACCTCGGTCTTGAATTCACGCTGTTTGTACCGGAGGTTGATGAAACGTATCCGGATAATTTACCGTTGAGAATGGTTCCTTCTTATCTATCAGAGAAAAAGGCAAAAGCAGTATTGCCACATCTGAAGTTCGATGAACTATTGATTGCTGCTGACACCGTCGTATTATTTCAAAACCGCATTTTTGGAAAACCTGTTGATGAAGAAGAATCGTTTGAAATGCTACGGCAGTTGTCAGGTAACATGCATGAGGTAATTACCGGCGTTACATTATGCACCCGCGAACGGTCCGTTACATTTTCTGAAATGACCCGGGTATATTTCAGAAATCTATCCGATGAATTAATCAGGCAATACATCATAAAATTCAAACCATTTGATAAGGCAGGATCGTATGGCGTTCAGGATTGGATCGGTTTGGTTGGAATAGAAAAAATTTCCGGATGTTTTTATAATGTAATGGGTTTGCCGGTCAGTCGTTTAGTGGAGGAATTGAAAAAATTTGGCTGGGTTCACGAATTCGGAAAGGAAGAAGTGTGA